The Ruania alba genome window below encodes:
- a CDS encoding aspartate aminotransferase family protein, producing the protein MRAFDESIEARRRALELTPGGVHSNVRLSAPNITFARGKGAWLWDVDGNDYVDYLLGQGPNFFGHAPDVLNRSVADAMSRGSVFGSQNVYENPAGEAFLDTVRWADQVRFGSSGTEVVQVALRLARALTGRDKFIRFEGHYHGWLDNVLVKTVNGIPSPASKGQVESHLTDSLMLRFNDLEAVETALAHRHTEVAAVILEPVMCNIGAIPPRPGYLEGVRELCTRYGVVLIFDEVVTGFRLAAGGAAERFGVVPDLATFGKAMAGGWPVAALAGTADLMESLGTGAVNHSGTFNASVGACAAVSASLAALRDDPPYARIEAHGHALMRGLRELGRRHGVPLRVQGLPMAFHVSFGDPEPVTNYEDLQMLDLDRYHRFAAELANQGVWVAGRGVWYVSTTHAEPELEAVLERVDGALEQLVRQEGHRA; encoded by the coding sequence TTGCGAGCGTTCGACGAATCGATAGAGGCGCGGCGGAGAGCGCTGGAGTTGACGCCTGGCGGCGTGCACTCAAACGTGCGTTTGAGTGCCCCGAACATTACATTTGCTCGCGGAAAGGGCGCGTGGCTGTGGGATGTCGACGGCAATGACTATGTAGACTATCTCCTAGGCCAAGGGCCAAATTTCTTCGGGCATGCGCCCGACGTTCTGAATCGTTCCGTCGCGGATGCCATGTCTCGCGGCTCAGTGTTTGGCTCCCAGAACGTCTATGAGAACCCCGCGGGCGAAGCCTTCCTGGACACAGTGCGGTGGGCAGATCAGGTCCGCTTCGGATCGTCAGGGACCGAGGTTGTGCAGGTCGCGCTCCGCTTGGCTCGGGCTCTAACGGGACGTGACAAGTTCATTCGGTTCGAGGGCCACTATCACGGTTGGCTTGACAATGTCCTCGTTAAGACTGTGAACGGGATCCCGTCTCCTGCTAGCAAGGGCCAGGTCGAGTCGCATCTCACCGACTCGCTGATGCTTCGGTTCAACGACCTGGAGGCTGTGGAAACGGCGCTAGCGCATCGGCACACGGAGGTTGCGGCCGTGATCCTTGAGCCGGTGATGTGTAACATCGGTGCCATCCCACCTAGGCCGGGCTATCTGGAAGGCGTTCGTGAGCTGTGTACGCGCTACGGCGTGGTGCTCATATTCGACGAGGTCGTCACTGGATTCCGGCTTGCGGCTGGCGGTGCGGCGGAACGTTTTGGCGTTGTTCCGGACCTGGCTACGTTCGGCAAGGCGATGGCGGGAGGCTGGCCCGTCGCGGCGCTCGCCGGGACGGCAGACCTGATGGAATCTCTTGGAACGGGAGCGGTCAACCATTCTGGAACGTTCAATGCCTCTGTTGGCGCGTGTGCCGCTGTGTCCGCAAGCCTGGCGGCTCTCCGGGACGATCCACCGTACGCCCGTATTGAGGCTCATGGGCACGCGTTGATGAGAGGTCTCCGCGAGCTTGGTAGGCGGCACGGCGTCCCGTTGCGCGTCCAAGGCTTGCCCATGGCGTTCCACGTGTCTTTTGGGGACCCTGAGCCGGTTACGAACTACGAAGACCTGCAGATGCTCGATCTTGACCGCTACCACCGGTTTGCGGCCGAACTGGCGAACCAAGGTGTGTGGGTCGCGGGTCGTGGTGTCTGGTACGTCTCGACTACGCATGCGGAGCCCGAACTCGAGGCGGTCCTGGAGCGAGTCGATGGAGCCCTTGAGCAGCTTGTCCGACAGGAGGGTCATCGAGCATGA
- a CDS encoding SDR family NAD(P)-dependent oxidoreductase gives MSELKKRSDNNFPTGNVEHRVPGRLAGRKALVTGASRGIGAEAARAFASEGAAVALCYEPRPEMRDLAFGLAADLTEGGATAVAFAADLSNPDDIEDLVRRSRDALGGIDIVVANAAAQQRASWRDISVAEWDHMQSVNVRGTWLLARAAYPALRASACASIITVTSVMVETGQVGALHYTASKAAVIGITRALSRELGGERIRVNAVMPGAIRTEYEEGLVPDGKNFGRLIASQALERRGLAKDVAGVFTFLASDESSFVTGQVVNVDGGWVHY, from the coding sequence ATGAGTGAATTGAAGAAGCGCTCGGACAACAATTTCCCAACCGGGAATGTTGAGCACCGGGTTCCCGGCAGGCTCGCTGGGCGTAAGGCTCTTGTCACGGGTGCGTCTCGAGGGATTGGTGCAGAAGCGGCACGGGCATTCGCATCAGAGGGGGCGGCAGTAGCTCTTTGCTATGAGCCGAGGCCTGAGATGAGGGATCTTGCGTTTGGTCTAGCAGCGGACCTCACTGAAGGTGGAGCGACGGCAGTGGCATTCGCAGCGGACTTGAGCAACCCAGACGATATAGAGGACTTGGTTCGCCGCTCACGGGATGCACTGGGCGGGATCGACATCGTCGTTGCCAATGCGGCGGCCCAACAGCGTGCATCATGGCGTGACATTAGCGTTGCCGAGTGGGATCACATGCAGAGCGTCAATGTTCGGGGAACTTGGCTCCTTGCTCGCGCCGCCTATCCGGCCTTGCGTGCAAGTGCGTGCGCATCGATCATCACTGTTACCAGCGTAATGGTCGAAACGGGCCAGGTCGGTGCGCTACATTATACGGCCAGCAAGGCGGCAGTGATTGGAATTACGCGCGCGCTTTCGCGCGAGCTTGGTGGAGAGAGGATTCGCGTGAACGCGGTGATGCCGGGCGCGATTCGAACAGAGTATGAGGAGGGTTTGGTTCCGGATGGCAAGAATTTCGGGCGCTTGATAGCCAGCCAGGCGCTAGAAAGACGGGGTCTTGCGAAGGACGTCGCGGGCGTATTCACGTTCTTAGCCAGCGATGAGAGTTCCTTTGTCACGGGCCAAGTGGTGAACGTAGACGGTGGCTGGGTACACTATTAG
- a CDS encoding heparinase II/III domain-containing protein, translating to MLPRRAWYSENQILTLRERSGSTDGLFLAAKGGGNGDSHNHNDVGSFIVGLDGRPLIVDVGVERYTAKTFGPERYDIWTMQSSSHNLPEVDGVQQGSGPEFHASNVVYSPGETEDRLVVDIDGAYPKRAGMVAWTRTFRFCRLAPCRAVGDPESSTAAIRVEDSWSLNGSPTSLVWHLMCAVRPKVRGRGRIGFQGSAGRSLELDFDGSRFKSEIDEVALQDPQLRRVWGEKLFRIRIIALENARSMSGVVSMGFRSSEV from the coding sequence ATGCTTCCGCGCCGCGCATGGTACTCGGAGAATCAGATTCTAACTCTTCGAGAGAGGAGTGGATCAACAGACGGACTCTTCCTAGCCGCAAAGGGTGGAGGGAACGGCGACAGCCACAATCATAATGATGTGGGCAGTTTCATCGTTGGCTTGGACGGCCGGCCGTTGATCGTAGACGTCGGCGTGGAACGCTACACAGCAAAAACATTTGGTCCTGAACGGTACGACATTTGGACAATGCAGAGTTCGTCTCACAACCTTCCGGAAGTAGACGGAGTACAACAAGGTTCCGGCCCGGAATTCCACGCCTCCAATGTAGTATATAGCCCGGGCGAGACGGAAGATCGTCTCGTCGTCGACATTGATGGGGCATATCCGAAACGTGCTGGCATGGTGGCTTGGACTCGCACCTTTCGATTCTGTCGGCTTGCCCCATGTCGAGCCGTAGGGGACCCCGAATCATCGACCGCCGCGATACGGGTGGAGGACAGTTGGTCGCTCAACGGATCGCCGACTAGCCTGGTGTGGCACCTGATGTGTGCCGTACGGCCAAAGGTTCGGGGAAGAGGTCGAATTGGCTTTCAGGGGAGCGCTGGGCGTTCGCTCGAGCTCGACTTCGACGGGAGTCGTTTCAAATCAGAGATCGACGAAGTCGCACTACAGGATCCGCAATTGAGGCGCGTATGGGGGGAGAAGCTGTTTCGGATACGCATCATTGCACTAGAGAACGCGAGAAGCATGTCTGGCGTAGTCTCGATGGGCTTTAGGTCAAGCGAAGTCTGA